In one window of Burkholderia sp. NRF60-BP8 DNA:
- a CDS encoding alpha/beta fold hydrolase, whose protein sequence is MRVIDKRERDRTAAFAALLGQFPEQRCAAGAAGTIGYREAGAQHAGRALPVVLLHGIGSGAASWVRQLDTLGASRRVLAWDAPGYGVSTPVHGASPAAADYAASLNAWLEALGIERCVLVGHSLGAIVAGGLVRVMPARIAGLLLISPAGGYGSAPAETRDTRRDARLAMLAELGPAGLAEQRSGNMLSGFANEEARAWVRWNMARIVPAGYAQATHLLANADLAADLAGFRGRAAVAVGANDAITPPAACERIAAAAHVGLQVIPQAGHAGYVEAPAAYSALIDAFCRQCDTQWGMA, encoded by the coding sequence ATGCGTGTCATCGACAAACGTGAACGCGACCGCACCGCGGCCTTCGCCGCGCTGCTCGGGCAGTTTCCCGAGCAGCGTTGCGCAGCCGGCGCGGCGGGCACGATCGGCTACCGCGAGGCCGGCGCGCAGCATGCGGGCCGCGCGCTACCCGTCGTGCTGCTGCACGGCATCGGCTCGGGCGCCGCATCGTGGGTCCGCCAGCTCGACACGCTCGGCGCGTCGCGACGCGTGCTTGCGTGGGATGCGCCCGGTTACGGCGTGTCGACGCCCGTGCACGGCGCGTCGCCGGCCGCCGCCGATTACGCGGCATCGCTGAACGCATGGCTCGAGGCACTCGGCATCGAACGCTGCGTGCTGGTCGGTCATTCGCTCGGCGCGATCGTCGCGGGCGGGTTGGTCCGCGTGATGCCCGCGCGCATCGCCGGCCTGCTGCTGATCTCGCCCGCGGGCGGTTACGGCAGCGCACCGGCCGAAACGCGCGACACGCGCCGCGACGCGCGGCTCGCGATGCTCGCGGAACTCGGCCCGGCCGGGCTCGCCGAGCAGCGCAGCGGCAACATGCTGTCCGGTTTCGCGAACGAGGAGGCACGGGCGTGGGTGCGCTGGAACATGGCGCGCATCGTGCCGGCCGGCTACGCGCAGGCCACGCATCTGCTCGCGAACGCCGATCTCGCGGCCGATCTCGCCGGCTTCCGCGGCCGCGCGGCGGTGGCCGTCGGCGCGAACGACGCGATCACGCCGCCCGCCGCGTGCGAGCGGATCGCCGCGGCCGCGCACGTCGGGCTGCAGGTGATTCCGCAGGCCGGGCACGCGGGTTACGTGGAGGCGCCGGCCGCTTATTCGGCGCTGATCGATGCGTTCTGCCGTCAGTGCGATACGCAGTGGGGAATGGCATGA
- a CDS encoding cupin domain-containing protein, with protein MADADLERKSWDQPEGASFNDWMEGRVARYATRRYDWDALKFQADYDPKYRRAQMRYVGTGGTGVAKDVNTVPAGNFTFSTMVIPAGNIGPSHIHVDVEEIFFVLRGKMKVICERDGETWEAILGERDLISVPPGVYRTEINIGEEDALMCVMLGSPKPITPTYPPDSPLAKIKR; from the coding sequence ATGGCGGACGCCGATCTCGAACGCAAGTCGTGGGACCAGCCGGAAGGCGCAAGCTTCAACGACTGGATGGAAGGGCGTGTCGCGCGCTATGCGACGCGGCGCTACGACTGGGACGCACTGAAGTTCCAGGCCGACTACGACCCGAAGTACCGCCGTGCGCAGATGCGCTATGTCGGCACGGGCGGCACGGGCGTCGCGAAGGACGTCAACACGGTGCCGGCCGGCAACTTCACGTTCTCGACGATGGTCATCCCGGCCGGCAACATCGGGCCGAGCCACATCCATGTCGACGTCGAGGAAATCTTCTTCGTGCTGCGCGGCAAGATGAAGGTGATCTGCGAGCGCGATGGCGAGACCTGGGAAGCGATCCTCGGCGAGCGCGACCTGATCTCGGTGCCGCCGGGCGTGTATCGCACGGAAATCAACATCGGCGAGGAAGACGCGCTGATGTGCGTGATGCTCGGTTCGCCGAAGCCGATCACGCCGACGTATCCGCCCGATTCGCCGCTCGCGAAGATCAAGCGTTGA
- a CDS encoding SDR family oxidoreductase translates to MAERAPVVALPGRRVLVTGGARGLGAAFVKALVEAGAQVAFGDVLAEEGRALAAQLARAGHTAHFFALDLADPASIDAFVAQGAAALGGIDALINNAAITNSGGKLSTELDVSTWDAVMNVNVRGVWLVSNAALPHLAQSGRGAIVNLASDTALWGAPKLLAYVASKGAVIAMTHAQAREFGAHGVTVNAIAPGLTEVEATAYVPAERHAFYLQGRALARAQVPDDVTGPVLFLLSDGARFVTGQLLPVNGGFVMN, encoded by the coding sequence ATGGCTGAGCGCGCTCCGGTCGTGGCGCTGCCCGGTCGCCGCGTGCTCGTCACGGGCGGCGCGCGCGGTCTCGGCGCCGCATTCGTGAAGGCGCTGGTCGAAGCGGGCGCGCAGGTCGCGTTCGGCGACGTGCTGGCGGAAGAGGGCCGCGCGCTGGCCGCGCAGCTCGCCCGCGCCGGCCACACCGCGCATTTCTTCGCACTCGACCTCGCCGACCCGGCCAGCATCGACGCATTCGTCGCGCAGGGCGCGGCGGCGCTCGGCGGTATCGACGCGCTGATCAACAACGCGGCGATCACGAACTCGGGCGGCAAGCTGTCGACGGAGCTCGACGTGTCGACGTGGGACGCCGTGATGAACGTGAACGTGCGCGGCGTGTGGCTCGTCAGCAATGCGGCGTTGCCGCACCTCGCGCAGTCGGGCCGCGGCGCGATCGTGAATCTGGCATCGGACACCGCGCTGTGGGGCGCGCCGAAGCTGCTCGCGTACGTCGCCAGCAAGGGCGCGGTGATCGCGATGACGCACGCGCAGGCACGCGAGTTCGGCGCGCATGGCGTGACGGTCAACGCGATCGCGCCGGGGCTCACCGAAGTCGAGGCGACCGCGTACGTGCCGGCGGAACGCCACGCGTTCTACCTGCAGGGCCGCGCGCTCGCACGCGCGCAGGTGCCCGACGACGTGACGGGCCCCGTGCTGTTCCTGCTGTCGGACGGCGCGCGCTTCGTGACGGGTCAATTGCTGCCGGTGAACGGCGGCTTCGTGATGAATTGA
- a CDS encoding aromatic ring-hydroxylating dioxygenase subunit alpha, whose translation MTSPAQYEAQRDPVRDYLDRGIKNYWYPVAPSWQVSNAPVGLTRLSEQIVLWRDHEGKVHALEDRCPHRGARLSLGWNLGGNIACWYHGIEVDGGGTVNRVPAVSNCPLEGMKCVKSYPVEEKAGAIFLWFGDEAHGEPAPLNLPEELVADEYGHFLCVSNWKCNYQYAIDNVMDPMHGAYLHATSHSMAEGDKQADMRVRKTDTGLMFEKIGQRDVNFDWVELGETGCLWMRLAIPYKQKFGPGGNFGIIGFATPVDGDHCQVYFWRTRKVSGWQRDVWRFMYRNRLEGLHWDVLEQDRYVLESLAPHARDHEYLYQHDVGITRVRRMLRQRAQEHLSALDAHRAAHAASEPANG comes from the coding sequence ATGACGTCCCCCGCACAATACGAAGCCCAACGCGACCCGGTCCGCGATTACCTCGACCGCGGCATCAAGAATTACTGGTATCCCGTCGCGCCGAGCTGGCAGGTGTCGAACGCACCCGTCGGTCTCACGCGCCTGTCCGAGCAGATCGTGCTGTGGCGCGATCACGAAGGCAAAGTCCATGCGCTGGAAGATCGCTGCCCGCACCGCGGCGCGCGCCTGTCGCTCGGCTGGAACCTCGGCGGCAACATCGCGTGCTGGTATCACGGCATCGAAGTCGACGGCGGCGGCACGGTCAACCGCGTGCCGGCCGTGTCGAACTGTCCGCTCGAAGGCATGAAGTGCGTGAAGTCGTATCCGGTCGAAGAGAAGGCCGGCGCGATCTTCCTGTGGTTCGGCGACGAAGCGCACGGCGAGCCGGCGCCGCTGAACCTGCCGGAAGAGCTCGTGGCCGACGAGTACGGCCATTTCCTGTGCGTGTCGAACTGGAAGTGCAATTACCAGTACGCGATCGACAACGTGATGGACCCGATGCACGGCGCCTACCTGCACGCGACGTCGCACTCGATGGCCGAAGGCGACAAGCAGGCCGACATGCGCGTGCGCAAGACGGATACGGGCCTGATGTTCGAGAAGATCGGCCAGCGCGACGTGAACTTCGACTGGGTCGAACTCGGCGAAACGGGCTGCCTGTGGATGCGCCTCGCGATTCCGTACAAGCAGAAGTTCGGCCCCGGCGGCAACTTCGGGATCATCGGCTTCGCGACGCCGGTCGACGGCGACCACTGCCAGGTCTATTTCTGGCGTACCCGCAAGGTCAGCGGCTGGCAGCGCGACGTGTGGCGCTTCATGTACCGCAACCGTCTCGAAGGCTTGCACTGGGACGTGCTCGAACAGGACCGCTACGTCCTCGAAAGCCTCGCGCCGCATGCGCGCGATCACGAATACCTGTACCAGCACGACGTCGGCATCACGCGCGTGCGCCGGATGCTGCGCCAGCGGGCGCAGGAGCATCTGTCCGCGCTCGACGCGCATCGCGCGGCACACGCCGCTTCGGAGCCCGCGAATGGCTGA
- a CDS encoding recombinase-like helix-turn-helix domain-containing protein, translating into MKEATVNFNPFLKPWVAPQPNNVAGKGQIEIPGQVENQVWQNRKAEPTQYENDLGDALERVFESGATELDDVVAGLNRIGFRAPDGTAWTAERFRAEMASLAE; encoded by the coding sequence ATGAAAGAAGCGACCGTCAACTTCAATCCCTTCCTGAAGCCGTGGGTGGCGCCGCAGCCGAACAACGTCGCGGGCAAGGGGCAGATCGAGATCCCCGGCCAGGTCGAGAACCAGGTCTGGCAGAACCGCAAGGCCGAACCGACCCAGTACGAGAACGACCTCGGCGATGCGCTCGAACGCGTGTTCGAGAGCGGCGCGACCGAGCTGGACGATGTCGTCGCGGGCCTGAACCGCATCGGCTTTCGCGCGCCGGACGGCACCGCGTGGACTGCCGAGCGCTTTCGCGCCGAAATGGCCTCGCTGGCGGAATGA
- a CDS encoding non-heme iron oxygenase ferredoxin subunit, with amino-acid sequence MSEQWICAGHAGALSEDTPIEFKRTDGVEIGIYRVGDDVYALENVCPHAYALLTQGFVDEGTVECPLHEAVFDIKTGECLKGPGGRALKQYAVRLAGEEIQIKVE; translated from the coding sequence ATGTCTGAGCAATGGATTTGCGCCGGTCACGCCGGCGCGCTGTCGGAAGACACGCCGATCGAGTTCAAGCGGACCGACGGCGTGGAAATCGGGATCTACCGCGTCGGCGACGACGTGTATGCGCTCGAGAACGTGTGCCCGCATGCGTACGCGCTGCTGACGCAGGGGTTCGTCGACGAAGGCACGGTCGAATGCCCGCTGCACGAGGCCGTGTTCGACATCAAGACGGGCGAATGCCTGAAGGGGCCGGGCGGACGTGCGCTGAAGCAGTACGCGGTGCGCCTCGCCGGCGAGGAAATCCAGATCAAGGTGGAATGA
- a CDS encoding porin: MVKHAVAAAVIGMGAVSGAWAQSSVVLYGSLDAGVAYVNNVGGHAKWAMIQGNTQPDRWGLKGKEDLGNGLSAIFQLENGFYTNNGQFATANTIWNRAAFVGLSAERYGTLTLGRQTPLAFDYLDPLSTAYLAMSWYAFHPGNIDGLAATGNVPYNNAVKYRSPSVAGFSAAATLALGNTTNFSTGKSVGVALNYANGPFKASAVYSNEHDRSILIGQTGIASFQGQNTANGYLANKVENIGAGASYQIGDFLVHGLYTRVKMQSNGFSDTFQSYDAGVNYRSSAFNTIAGGAATTTLAGRRWTQVELGDIYALSKRTQLYANVLYEHGSGGAKAAFFTAGTSSTANQVIVLTGIHHSF; this comes from the coding sequence ATGGTCAAGCATGCGGTAGCAGCGGCAGTCATCGGAATGGGCGCCGTGTCGGGCGCGTGGGCGCAGAGCAGCGTGGTGCTGTACGGCAGCCTGGATGCGGGTGTCGCGTACGTGAACAACGTCGGCGGCCACGCGAAGTGGGCGATGATCCAGGGCAATACGCAGCCCGATCGCTGGGGCCTGAAAGGCAAGGAAGATCTCGGTAACGGGCTGTCGGCGATCTTCCAGCTGGAGAACGGCTTCTATACGAACAACGGCCAGTTCGCGACCGCGAACACGATCTGGAACCGCGCGGCGTTCGTCGGCCTCAGCGCCGAGCGCTACGGCACGCTGACGCTCGGCCGCCAGACGCCGCTGGCGTTCGACTATCTCGATCCGCTCAGCACCGCGTACCTCGCGATGAGCTGGTACGCGTTCCACCCGGGCAACATCGACGGGCTCGCCGCGACCGGCAACGTGCCGTACAACAACGCGGTCAAGTACCGTTCGCCGAGCGTCGCGGGCTTCTCGGCCGCGGCGACGCTCGCGCTCGGCAACACGACGAATTTCTCGACCGGCAAATCGGTCGGCGTCGCGCTGAACTATGCGAACGGGCCGTTCAAGGCGTCGGCCGTCTACTCGAACGAGCACGACCGCTCGATCCTGATCGGCCAGACGGGCATCGCGTCGTTCCAGGGGCAGAACACCGCGAACGGCTACCTCGCGAACAAGGTCGAGAACATCGGCGCGGGCGCGTCGTACCAGATCGGCGACTTCCTCGTGCACGGCCTCTATACGCGCGTGAAGATGCAGTCGAACGGGTTTTCCGACACGTTCCAGAGCTACGACGCGGGCGTGAACTACCGCAGCAGCGCGTTCAACACGATCGCGGGCGGCGCGGCGACCACGACGCTGGCCGGCCGCCGCTGGACTCAGGTCGAACTCGGCGACATCTACGCGTTGTCGAAGCGCACGCAGTTGTATGCGAACGTGCTTTACGAACACGGTTCGGGTGGCGCCAAGGCCGCGTTCTTCACGGCCGGCACGTCGAGCACCGCGAACCAGGTGATCGTGCTGACCGGCATCCACCACTCGTTCTGA
- a CDS encoding IclR family transcriptional regulator, whose amino-acid sequence MVKTTMSDAPDPAAPGDDEPSGGASSYLVPGLERGLRILAEFSAREPVLGAPELSKRIGIPRTTTFRLLQTLEALGFLERVNGDRYFRLGVGVLRLGFEYLNSLELTDLGAPVLERLRDSTGLSTHLLIRDQRDVVFVAKAQSNASMFGSVKVHVGTRLPAHATVHGHVLMGDLTRDALRQLYPEKKLEQFTERTPGTVDELYERVRHYARLGYAVSEAAFESGISAVTAPVRDHSGSIVAAITATVPRSEIGDAGEKERLVEAVCGAAVDLSQRLNYRPLESDPTFAHARHKVAMF is encoded by the coding sequence ATGGTCAAGACAACGATGAGCGATGCACCCGATCCGGCAGCGCCCGGCGACGACGAGCCGTCCGGCGGCGCGTCGTCGTATCTGGTGCCCGGCCTCGAACGCGGGCTGCGAATCCTCGCCGAATTCTCCGCGCGCGAGCCGGTGCTCGGCGCGCCCGAGCTGTCGAAGCGCATCGGCATTCCGCGCACGACCACGTTCCGCCTGCTGCAGACGCTCGAAGCGCTCGGTTTTCTCGAACGCGTGAACGGCGATCGCTATTTCCGGCTCGGCGTCGGCGTGCTGCGGCTCGGCTTCGAATACCTGAATTCGCTCGAACTGACCGATCTCGGCGCGCCCGTGCTCGAACGGCTGCGCGATTCCACCGGCCTGTCGACGCACCTGCTGATCCGCGACCAGCGTGACGTGGTGTTCGTCGCGAAGGCGCAGAGCAATGCGTCGATGTTCGGTTCGGTGAAGGTGCACGTCGGCACGCGCCTGCCCGCGCATGCGACCGTGCACGGCCACGTGCTGATGGGCGACCTGACGCGCGACGCGTTGCGGCAGCTCTATCCGGAGAAGAAACTCGAACAGTTCACCGAGCGCACGCCCGGCACCGTGGACGAACTGTACGAACGCGTGCGTCATTACGCGCGGCTCGGCTACGCGGTCAGCGAGGCGGCGTTCGAGAGCGGCATTTCGGCCGTGACCGCGCCCGTGCGCGATCACTCGGGCTCCATCGTCGCGGCGATCACCGCGACGGTGCCGCGCTCGGAGATCGGCGACGCCGGCGAGAAGGAGCGGCTCGTCGAAGCCGTGTGCGGCGCGGCGGTCGACCTGTCGCAACGGCTGAACTATCGGCCGCTCGAAAGCGACCCGACGTTCGCGCATGCGCGCCACAAGGTCGCGATGTTCTGA
- the tecA gene encoding type 6 secretion system effector deamidase TecA, whose protein sequence is MQLTQLGGHVAQSGIAERQKHAQALMFGMANIDEYVSGGVCYDAAAYVRYLLRADTMIAPGVLLDTIGQLWKTRFNFETGDQWDGRASIPAGTAVGFARGGNVFHAAIAVGGTRIRGINGGLLGAGWLHPVDLARVLQPDPAGGFTYDRTTIRVYLSRL, encoded by the coding sequence GTGCAACTGACCCAGTTAGGCGGGCATGTCGCCCAATCCGGCATCGCCGAGCGGCAAAAACACGCGCAAGCATTGATGTTCGGGATGGCGAACATCGACGAGTACGTGTCCGGCGGCGTGTGCTACGACGCCGCGGCGTATGTCCGGTATCTGCTGCGCGCCGACACGATGATCGCGCCCGGTGTGCTGCTCGACACGATCGGTCAGCTGTGGAAGACGCGCTTCAACTTCGAGACCGGCGATCAATGGGACGGACGCGCGAGCATTCCGGCGGGCACTGCGGTCGGTTTCGCCCGCGGCGGCAATGTCTTTCACGCCGCGATCGCCGTGGGCGGCACCCGGATCCGCGGGATCAACGGCGGCCTGCTGGGCGCCGGATGGCTGCATCCTGTCGATCTGGCACGGGTGCTGCAGCCGGATCCGGCCGGCGGTTTTACGTACGACCGCACGACCATTCGCGTTTATCTGTCGCGCCTGTAG
- a CDS encoding Do family serine endopeptidase gives MKSGKHIGSGAALAAGLAVTLACACGAATGAERAVQGAGTPTVALPNFAALVRRVGPAVVNISVTREVTQMGIQLPPGIAPDHPLAPFLARRVIGNREEVSLGSGFIVSADGVILTNRHVVGDALAIDVKLTDKRQFKGRVIGSDPVSDVAVIRIDAHDLPVVATGDPARTEVGDWVMAIGSPYGFANTVTQGIVSAKSRSLPGEQAIPFIQTDVPINPGNSGGPLFDLSGRVIAINSMIFSKTGGYQGLAFAIPIDIALDVKDQLLRTGKVTRGRLGVALQEVSQALARSFGLASPDGALITMVEPDGPAARAGLKAGDVVLAVDGKPVAESADLLGMVAAMRAGRQTDLLVWRAGRAMHVIATVGAFDSGTASAGGEQGPARFGLALRAATEQERQRLGVGQALVVEQASGQAARAGLQPGDAVLSVNGVPVASIGALMAGIDAAHGNVALLVQRGGTRLYVPIEIGRADSSSKREAG, from the coding sequence GTGAAATCGGGCAAGCACATCGGCAGCGGGGCGGCGCTCGCGGCCGGGCTCGCTGTGACGCTCGCCTGCGCATGCGGCGCGGCCACCGGCGCCGAGCGCGCGGTGCAGGGGGCCGGCACGCCCACGGTTGCGCTGCCGAACTTCGCGGCGCTCGTGCGGCGCGTCGGGCCGGCGGTCGTCAACATCAGCGTCACGCGCGAAGTCACGCAGATGGGGATCCAGTTGCCGCCCGGCATCGCGCCCGATCATCCGCTCGCGCCGTTTCTCGCGCGGCGCGTGATCGGCAACCGCGAGGAGGTGAGCCTCGGCTCCGGCTTCATCGTGAGCGCGGACGGCGTGATCCTGACCAACCGGCACGTGGTCGGCGACGCGCTCGCCATCGACGTGAAGCTGACCGACAAGCGCCAGTTCAAGGGGCGCGTGATCGGCAGCGATCCCGTATCCGACGTCGCGGTGATCCGCATCGACGCGCACGACCTGCCGGTCGTCGCGACCGGCGACCCGGCGCGCACCGAGGTCGGCGACTGGGTGATGGCCATCGGGTCGCCGTACGGGTTCGCGAATACGGTCACGCAGGGCATCGTCAGCGCGAAATCGCGTTCCCTGCCCGGCGAGCAGGCGATTCCGTTCATCCAGACCGACGTGCCGATCAATCCCGGCAATTCGGGCGGCCCGCTGTTCGACCTGAGCGGCCGCGTGATCGCGATCAACTCGATGATCTTCTCGAAGACGGGCGGCTACCAGGGGCTCGCGTTCGCGATTCCGATCGACATCGCGCTCGACGTGAAGGATCAGTTGCTGCGCACCGGCAAGGTCACGCGCGGCCGGCTCGGCGTGGCCCTGCAGGAAGTGAGCCAGGCGCTCGCGCGTTCGTTCGGCCTCGCGAGCCCGGACGGTGCGCTGATCACGATGGTCGAGCCGGACGGCCCGGCCGCGCGCGCGGGCCTGAAGGCGGGCGACGTCGTGCTCGCGGTCGACGGCAAGCCGGTCGCGGAATCGGCGGATTTGCTCGGCATGGTTGCGGCCATGCGGGCGGGCCGGCAAACCGATCTGCTCGTGTGGCGCGCGGGCCGGGCGATGCACGTGATCGCGACGGTCGGCGCGTTCGACAGCGGCACGGCGTCGGCGGGCGGCGAACAGGGGCCTGCGCGGTTCGGGCTCGCGCTGCGGGCTGCGACGGAGCAGGAGCGCCAGCGGCTCGGCGTCGGCCAGGCCCTCGTCGTCGAACAGGCGAGCGGCCAGGCGGCGCGCGCGGGGTTGCAGCCCGGCGATGCCGTGCTGTCGGTCAATGGCGTGCCGGTCGCGAGCATCGGCGCGCTGATGGCCGGAATCGATGCCGCGCACGGCAACGTCGCGCTGCTGGTGCAGCGTGGCGGCACGCGGCTGTATGTGCCGATCGAGATCGGCCGGGCGGATTCGTCGTCGAAACGGGAGGCGGGATGA
- a CDS encoding peptidylprolyl isomerase → MMTKMKMLAMVAGALALGVPLAACAQDDVIANAAQASVTQADIAGLLKTVSAEGRERLAADPAALDQVVRSTLAQKAVLAEAKSKGWDRQPQVQAAVEQAQREIVVRSYLASVNAPPADYPSDAELQSAYDKNRAAFTAPRALHVAQIYVAVPPNADAATLDKARKQAADLASRARNGDFAALAKANSQDKASAANGGDLGFVPEQLMVPAVRQAADALKPGQVSAPIQTPAGFHVVKLIEIRAAAPRPLADVKEQLRAMLRAQRTQQNAQAYLAKLAANAPINEDALKKALASAR, encoded by the coding sequence ATGATGACGAAGATGAAGATGCTGGCGATGGTGGCGGGCGCTCTCGCGCTGGGCGTGCCGCTCGCGGCATGCGCGCAGGACGACGTGATCGCGAACGCCGCGCAGGCGTCGGTCACGCAGGCCGACATCGCCGGGCTGTTGAAGACCGTGAGCGCGGAAGGGCGCGAGCGCCTCGCGGCCGATCCCGCGGCGCTGGACCAGGTCGTGCGCTCGACGCTCGCGCAGAAGGCCGTGCTGGCCGAGGCGAAGTCGAAGGGCTGGGACCGGCAGCCGCAGGTGCAGGCAGCCGTCGAGCAGGCGCAGCGCGAAATCGTCGTGCGCAGCTATCTCGCGTCGGTGAATGCGCCGCCGGCCGACTACCCGTCGGACGCGGAGCTCCAGTCGGCCTACGACAAGAACCGCGCGGCGTTCACGGCGCCGCGTGCGCTGCACGTCGCGCAGATCTATGTCGCGGTGCCGCCGAACGCGGATGCCGCGACGCTCGACAAGGCGCGCAAGCAGGCCGCCGATCTCGCGAGCCGCGCGCGCAACGGCGATTTCGCGGCGCTGGCGAAGGCGAACTCGCAGGACAAGGCGAGCGCCGCGAACGGCGGTGATCTCGGTTTCGTGCCCGAGCAGCTGATGGTGCCGGCGGTCCGTCAGGCCGCCGACGCGTTGAAGCCGGGCCAGGTCTCCGCGCCGATCCAGACACCGGCCGGTTTCCACGTCGTGAAGCTGATCGAGATACGCGCGGCCGCGCCGCGTCCGCTGGCCGACGTGAAGGAGCAACTGCGCGCGATGCTGCGCGCCCAGCGCACGCAGCAGAATGCCCAGGCGTATCTCGCGAAGCTGGCCGCGAACGCCCCGATCAACGAAGACGCGCTGAAGAAAGCGCTCGCGTCGGCCCGGTAG
- a CDS encoding YbjN domain-containing protein yields MQDQQPNAGAERAAHDAPIEAISADHLADVLRRAGYRVTAAEQNGSVQLMSASQGIGFAVRFGNPAAPLAPQGADTPLAALPYIDYTLSCVLQVQGELPAELVADWNRTKRFARLASHGQFLALEMDVVVAGGVSERYLRSTVELWDRLIQEFLLHLRNRPAMAEQEAAARAAAGEPRATAASVEAAAQS; encoded by the coding sequence ATGCAAGACCAGCAACCGAACGCCGGCGCCGAACGCGCGGCACACGATGCGCCGATCGAAGCGATCAGCGCGGACCATCTGGCCGACGTGCTGCGCCGTGCCGGCTACCGCGTGACGGCCGCCGAGCAGAACGGCTCGGTGCAACTGATGAGCGCGAGCCAGGGCATCGGCTTCGCGGTGCGCTTCGGCAACCCGGCGGCGCCGCTCGCGCCGCAGGGCGCCGACACGCCGCTCGCCGCGCTGCCGTACATCGACTACACGCTGTCGTGCGTGCTGCAAGTGCAGGGCGAATTGCCGGCCGAACTCGTCGCGGACTGGAACCGCACCAAGCGCTTCGCGCGTCTTGCGAGCCACGGGCAGTTTCTTGCGCTGGAGATGGACGTCGTCGTCGCGGGCGGCGTGTCCGAGCGCTATCTGCGCTCGACGGTCGAGCTGTGGGATCGGTTGATCCAGGAATTCCTGCTGCACCTGCGCAACCGCCCCGCGATGGCCGAGCAGGAAGCGGCGGCGCGGGCGGCGGCCGGCGAGCCGCGCGCCACGGCCGCCTCCGTCGAAGCGGCCGCGCAATCGTGA